The following proteins are encoded in a genomic region of Hymenobacter siberiensis:
- a CDS encoding cold-shock protein produces MGRSQETFGKKDNEKKRAKKKTEKEERKAERQANAKSGAPLEEMFAYVDENGNITATPPDPTKKRIIKDEDIRISIAKQEDREPEDTVRTGSVTFFNDSKGYGFIKDSVTQESIFVHANGLAGGPISEGDKVNFEVEMGAKGPNAVRVKKASATPPPAAPAPAPAE; encoded by the coding sequence AACGAGAAGAAGCGCGCGAAGAAGAAAACCGAGAAGGAAGAGCGCAAAGCGGAGCGTCAGGCCAACGCCAAAAGCGGTGCGCCGCTAGAGGAGATGTTTGCCTACGTGGACGAAAACGGCAACATTACCGCCACCCCGCCCGACCCCACCAAGAAGCGTATCATCAAGGACGAGGACATTCGCATCAGCATTGCCAAGCAAGAAGACCGCGAGCCGGAGGACACCGTCCGCACCGGTTCGGTTACTTTCTTCAACGATTCGAAGGGCTACGGCTTCATCAAGGATTCGGTGACCCAGGAAAGCATTTTCGTGCACGCCAACGGCCTGGCCGGTGGCCCCATCTCGGAAGGCGACAAAGTAAATTTTGAAGTGGAAATGGGTGCCAAAGGCCCCAACGCTGTGCGCGTGAAAAAGGCCAGCGCTACGCCGCCCCCGGCCGCCCCTGCCCCCGCTCCCGCCGAGTAG
- a CDS encoding putative sensor domain DACNV-containing protein — MPHAFGTHLPHGAHGGPHACEVHFARHRAASTENAARLAAPPETQWIEAVIDVAFWASLGREEGYSPRISLALLPQEQARQPLVFGQRRRLTPANLLKLAPAVEQPGLHLGVWHDADGLYVWGTATRVPPLCFVLEVVEPGLLVVKHRRAGGFGKFVNVAVLRGDYLQLVDEGHGFLDDCPALRAFLPGRSLPAPDTGEADNVLLDLAAAMRAHGRGGLVLVVPPGSGQWQASIVQPLSYSVAPAYTGIRAVQRPGQSKRKWQAALRRNIGIVGGFTAVDGATVITREYTLLAFGAKVARAHASTPVEAMVLTEPVVGSEPRHLHPAQNGGTRHLAAAQFVHDQHNAIALVASVDGFFTVFAWSASLQQVHAHKIDVLLL; from the coding sequence TTGCCTCATGCTTTCGGAACCCACCTACCTCACGGCGCGCATGGCGGCCCCCATGCTTGTGAAGTCCACTTTGCGCGGCACCGGGCGGCCAGCACTGAAAATGCCGCCCGGCTGGCCGCCCCGCCCGAAACGCAGTGGATAGAGGCCGTGATTGACGTGGCCTTCTGGGCCAGCCTGGGCCGGGAGGAGGGCTACTCGCCGCGCATCTCGCTGGCGCTGCTGCCGCAGGAGCAGGCCCGGCAGCCGCTGGTGTTTGGCCAGCGCCGCCGCCTCACGCCCGCCAACCTACTCAAGCTGGCGCCCGCCGTGGAGCAGCCCGGCCTGCACCTGGGCGTGTGGCACGATGCCGACGGCCTCTACGTGTGGGGCACGGCCACGCGGGTGCCGCCGCTGTGCTTCGTGCTCGAAGTAGTAGAGCCCGGCCTGCTGGTGGTGAAGCACCGCCGCGCCGGCGGTTTCGGCAAGTTTGTGAACGTGGCCGTGCTGCGCGGCGACTACCTCCAACTCGTCGACGAAGGGCACGGCTTCCTCGACGATTGCCCGGCCCTGCGCGCCTTCCTGCCCGGCCGCAGCCTGCCCGCGCCCGATACCGGCGAAGCCGACAATGTGCTGCTGGATCTGGCCGCCGCCATGCGGGCCCACGGCCGGGGCGGCTTGGTGCTGGTGGTGCCGCCCGGCTCCGGCCAGTGGCAAGCCTCCATCGTGCAGCCCCTGAGCTATTCCGTGGCCCCGGCCTACACCGGCATCCGGGCGGTGCAGCGGCCGGGGCAGTCGAAACGTAAGTGGCAGGCGGCATTGCGGCGCAACATCGGCATTGTGGGCGGCTTCACGGCCGTGGATGGGGCCACCGTCATCACCCGCGAGTACACGCTGCTGGCCTTCGGGGCGAAGGTGGCGCGGGCCCATGCCAGCACGCCCGTCGAGGCGATGGTGCTCACCGAGCCGGTGGTGGGCAGCGAGCCCCGCCACCTGCACCCGGCCCAGAACGGCGGCACCCGCCACCTGGCCGCCGCCCAGTTTGTGCACGACCAGCACAACGCTATTGCCCTGGTGGCCTCGGTCGATGGTTTTTTTACGGTTTTCGCGTGGTCGGCATCATTGCAGCAGGTGCACGCGCACAAGATTGACGTGCTGCTGCTGTAA
- a CDS encoding DUF805 domain-containing protein, whose amino-acid sequence MEYFLHVLRNYAVFNGRARRKEYWMFVLFNILFSIAAGIADYSLFGSGSGAISGLYSLAVLIPSLAVGVRRLHDVGKSGWFTLIVFVPLVGAIWLLVLYCTEGTDSSNEYGLNPKAEFAY is encoded by the coding sequence ATGGAATACTTTTTACATGTTTTAAGAAACTACGCCGTATTCAATGGCCGCGCCCGCCGAAAAGAGTACTGGATGTTTGTGTTGTTTAACATCCTGTTTTCCATCGCCGCAGGAATAGCCGACTACTCGTTGTTTGGCTCCGGCTCTGGCGCAATTTCTGGCTTATACTCGCTCGCGGTGCTCATTCCCAGCCTGGCCGTAGGCGTTAGAAGACTTCACGACGTGGGAAAAAGCGGCTGGTTTACGCTTATCGTTTTTGTGCCATTAGTAGGGGCTATCTGGCTGCTGGTGCTCTACTGCACCGAAGGCACCGACAGTAGCAATGAATATGGCCTAAACCCCAAAGCAGAATTTGCCTACTAA